One segment of Curtobacterium poinsettiae DNA contains the following:
- a CDS encoding 3'-5' exonuclease has product MPLLVMANMQQKLEKVVQLKLFAFMAKLQADDTLPGLHIEPMVNAADARARTGRVDQGLRAVLYKIEVPSGPTTYVCAGVYEHDEAIKIAKSQVLRVNPVNGVTELIAAPAPAAPASQSARWVPEPPTSQKPFLDQFGYTVDDLTSSLGFDLETAERLLGFAADDELLAFAEALPNQWQQNAALGLAVGDSIEGIKTSLGLGGDEPEATVQSADEHPADVAPSATASEAEASQLLESLKRPASQMQFTFVDDDEELRRVIEGGDFGAWRVFLHPEQRAYATRAYKGPFRLTGGAGTGKTVVLLHRARELAGDANARIVLTTFTRTLAGMLDRDLQRLDPQLPRAAQLGESGILTAGIDQLAHAVRDAADPAGWEQASIDAIGWDAERSTSLVSNGTGWDEAVFDAKPDLPGELRSPAFLESEYLQVVLPSGVITRADYFAARRPGRGVALDRAKRAQVWTVVEQFRRNARAYRRLSWAELSSVAAAYLDAHPEERPADYVLVDEAQDLSPSHWTMLRALVGEHGNDLFVAEDSHQRIYGQRVVLSRLGIKIVGRSRRLTLNYRTTQQNLRYALGVLEGGDFTDSEGSPQDEEGYRSARLGPEVRVRGHQTPSAQYDALAQQLEDWRAQSSDVESMAVLVRTKSATETVVQQLAARNVPATEKTARDKVRVMTMHSAKGLEFSRVVLFDVSAGVVPNKLALQHAAPEERADAELRERSLLYVAASRARDELVVSWQGAASPLLSQRVLDRFN; this is encoded by the coding sequence ATGCCGTTGCTCGTCATGGCGAACATGCAGCAGAAGCTCGAGAAGGTCGTCCAGTTGAAGCTGTTCGCCTTCATGGCCAAGCTCCAGGCGGACGACACCCTGCCCGGCCTGCACATCGAGCCGATGGTCAACGCTGCCGACGCGCGCGCCCGGACGGGTCGCGTCGACCAGGGGCTGCGAGCGGTGCTCTACAAGATCGAGGTGCCGTCGGGGCCGACGACGTATGTCTGCGCTGGCGTGTACGAGCACGACGAAGCGATCAAGATCGCGAAGTCGCAGGTGCTCCGGGTCAACCCGGTCAACGGGGTGACGGAACTGATCGCAGCGCCCGCACCGGCGGCACCCGCTTCCCAATCCGCCCGGTGGGTTCCTGAGCCGCCGACGTCACAGAAGCCGTTCCTCGACCAGTTCGGGTACACCGTCGACGACCTGACGAGCTCGCTCGGCTTCGACCTCGAGACCGCCGAGCGGCTCCTCGGATTCGCGGCGGACGACGAACTCCTGGCGTTCGCAGAGGCCTTGCCGAACCAGTGGCAGCAGAACGCGGCGCTCGGCCTCGCGGTCGGCGATTCGATCGAGGGGATCAAGACCTCACTCGGACTCGGCGGCGATGAGCCCGAGGCCACTGTTCAGTCGGCGGACGAGCATCCCGCGGACGTGGCACCCAGCGCCACGGCGTCGGAGGCCGAGGCTTCTCAACTCCTCGAATCGCTCAAGCGACCCGCGTCGCAGATGCAGTTCACGTTCGTCGATGACGACGAGGAACTCCGCCGCGTCATCGAGGGTGGAGACTTTGGAGCGTGGCGAGTGTTCCTACACCCTGAACAGCGTGCCTACGCGACGCGCGCCTACAAAGGTCCGTTCCGCTTGACCGGAGGCGCCGGGACAGGGAAGACGGTGGTCCTGCTGCACCGAGCTCGAGAACTCGCCGGGGACGCGAACGCCCGGATCGTCCTCACGACGTTCACCAGGACCCTCGCCGGGATGCTCGACCGAGACCTGCAACGTCTCGATCCTCAGCTCCCTCGTGCAGCGCAGCTCGGCGAAAGCGGCATCCTCACAGCGGGGATCGACCAGCTCGCGCACGCCGTTCGGGACGCCGCAGATCCGGCCGGCTGGGAACAGGCATCGATCGACGCCATCGGGTGGGATGCCGAGCGTTCCACTTCCCTTGTCTCGAACGGCACCGGCTGGGACGAGGCAGTGTTCGACGCCAAGCCCGACCTTCCGGGTGAGCTGCGGTCGCCCGCTTTCCTGGAGAGCGAGTACCTCCAAGTCGTCCTGCCGAGCGGTGTGATCACACGGGCGGACTACTTCGCGGCCCGACGTCCCGGCCGCGGGGTGGCGCTCGACCGGGCGAAGCGCGCGCAAGTGTGGACCGTCGTCGAGCAGTTCCGGCGCAATGCGCGTGCTTACCGTCGACTCTCATGGGCGGAGCTCTCGTCTGTGGCGGCCGCGTACCTCGACGCCCACCCCGAAGAACGCCCCGCAGACTACGTCCTCGTCGATGAAGCGCAGGACCTCTCCCCGAGCCACTGGACGATGCTCCGCGCGCTCGTCGGCGAGCACGGCAACGACCTGTTCGTCGCAGAGGACTCGCACCAGCGCATCTACGGGCAGCGGGTCGTGCTGTCGCGTCTCGGCATCAAGATCGTGGGCAGGTCACGGCGTCTGACCCTCAACTACCGGACCACGCAGCAGAACCTGCGGTACGCGCTCGGCGTGCTCGAAGGCGGCGATTTCACGGACAGCGAGGGGAGCCCGCAGGACGAGGAGGGATACCGGTCCGCGCGACTCGGACCCGAGGTACGTGTCCGAGGACACCAGACGCCGTCGGCGCAGTACGACGCGCTGGCGCAACAGCTCGAGGACTGGAGAGCCCAGTCCAGCGACGTGGAGTCGATGGCGGTGCTCGTCCGAACGAAGAGCGCGACCGAGACCGTGGTCCAGCAGCTCGCCGCGCGCAACGTCCCCGCAACGGAGAAGACCGCACGCGACAAGGTCAGGGTGATGACGATGCACAGCGCCAAGGGCCTCGAGTTCTCCCGGGTCGTCCTGTTTGACGTCTCCGCGGGTGTCGTGCCGAACAAGTTGGCGCTGCAGCACGCTGCGCCCGAGGAGCGGGCCGACGCCGAGCTCCGCGAGCGCTCACTGCTGTACGTCGCCGCAAGCCGTGCCCGCGACGAGCTGGTCGTCAGTTGGCAGGGAGCCGCATCGCCTCTCCTATCCCAACGAGTCCTCGACAGGTTCAACTGA
- a CDS encoding DEAD/DEAH box helicase, whose product MSELLPSVQAGEITKGLVDFLTTTFALSEPEAQTTLQQFLQDPEDGIFRGPYVRLRLPFRAADPGWETALEWTPPIAPYGHQAEAIARLSSLQTPEHDGPQPTLVTTGTGSGKTEAFLYPILDHVLRAKRQGIEGIKALILYPMNALANDQARRITDLIMTDSALGGIRAALYVGEEGPQRSAVTKDGLITSRPAMREQAPDILLTNYKMLDQLLLRPSDATLWDQSATSLQYLVLDEFHTYDGAQGTDVAMLLRRLGLALKGRWADDDFDAAARQRPLGVVTPVATSATLGDGSDPTAMIAFANTVFGGGFNASSVVTETRLSVDEWAREAIEAVEKLHLAPVPLIDARAAQLQEQLSGHRRSPEEITAAVLELLYVAVEDEDGQERYAGALASATDAAGRLELEFTLVLAHPFVRSLVIATEQATSLAELARSLFPGELVSGERPADRDDARRTTIVMVLAALSHLRKEVGRRSVSVDLHLWVRSLTRVDRAAQALPEFRWADDGELRTDTGIGPGAADVAPAFPALYCRHCGRSGWGVELAPTGWDLAQTDANIRRNHATKLSKSRFRALIHAPREGELALDGESDDDGLTTGPWWFRVADRQITSERPDADDEGVAVPVLTLTGNDADDESRDDVCPNCGKTNGIRFLGSAIATQLSTVVTTLFGDRHLDVGEKKALVFTDSVQDAAHRAGFIQSRARVFNLRNAVRQAVVEETTLDDIPAAMIAAAHTPSERYRLLPPDLAERNGFRGFWDTDKAVSAVVKKRVQRRLAFDLALEFGLESRVGRTLEETGSLAAHVEAGPASRLEAVGRAAVEGLEVAGSLDDTRDGLLDAASVVRWVRGTLERLRERGAIDHPWLVRYVENDGNRHWVWGGRPRHEGMPAFPQGREAPAFARVGKKTTGARESALDTVASSQSWYARWTARCLGVVPSAGEKLARRLFETLDREGIVTSRPIAGGDTRAYGLAPSSIIIAPVVSDGTGQTLVCDTCETETPSARTTVEQLAGGPCTMARCPGTLLLKDAAPENFYRDQYDNGKMRRVVAREHTSLLEDKLRLDYETQFKNSDAQPDAPNVLVATPTLEMGIDIGDLSTVFLAGLPRTVSSYLQRVGRAGRLTGNALILAFVLGRGDQLPKIGDPSSVINGAVRPPATYLNAVEILRRQYTAFVIDQLAAAGEIPEIQYAPKVLGDSAAGSFLDLVIRHAEEHADEHLARFTGAFGSLNEDVIGGLADWARPVGTAERSSQLARTLLDASLHWNQELEQIRIRIKTIEESLPELKRLADQTQESDDVSAARAAAASLRLARKQSGQRRTEFWVAALERYGVLPNYTLLDDRVQLDVGLTWIDPESGEFAEEQRSYERGRSRAISEFAPGAHFYAQGLDVTIDAVDLGTDGERVRTMAFCPECGFARDLDQGPIPTCPRCSSTAIADVDQRLRVVEIEHVSAEIRRDESSISDANEERERVRFTVQLAADLDDADVSAQWYVEEVGFGCKFARSMTLRWVNLGRAGLGASRFVAGSEHAAPLFRVCKGCGKLDREGDTNNAWEHRAWCRFRKDRAEHTDTIALTRTLTTQAIVLRVPPSMTVGDALSMPSLSAAIQLGLREVIGGDPDHLQLATIVEPVPGEDVNNLALLIHDTVPGGTGYLADLADPPRIREVFEEALAALERCDCATDPVRAACDKCLLPFAPGGDVGSVSRTSALHNLHVLLQYQNGSASEWSTTEVDPGVQDPESHLEQWFRKVFKERVTALGASLKEIPGEWGSTIQVTLPGQHRTWSLRPQQLVGGTRPDFVLEASGAPVPPVAIYADGFAYHASPAHLRLADDVTKRQGLRDLGYRVIALTWDDLRRLRDDEAEPDLDVHDPSMSMKFAGPFQLTPADVTMLRENPVTTLMGWIQGPEDAAARTERLADALPMLAIRRGRMVAESGSIVEQAIALALDSTGPLTVGPTSWALRSTHLAMLARRPAGVTGATPPETVLVLDDGPEALTAPGFREAWQRWLRLSNLLGARLAKPVTITTASATASVAVAPTAPIRDESRADLTTEWQELIALAEPEEAAVLQPLAEVGIAVPALGHETASGIPIPVAWPGERIALDVLLSSADRDDLLGEGWSLVSPSDDPALLRIPHHRKDS is encoded by the coding sequence ATGAGTGAGCTCCTCCCCTCCGTGCAGGCCGGCGAGATCACGAAGGGGCTCGTCGACTTCCTGACGACGACGTTCGCGCTTTCCGAGCCCGAGGCGCAGACGACGCTGCAGCAGTTCCTGCAGGACCCGGAGGACGGGATCTTCCGAGGGCCGTACGTCCGGCTCCGGCTGCCGTTCCGTGCAGCGGATCCCGGATGGGAGACGGCGCTCGAGTGGACTCCCCCGATTGCTCCGTACGGGCACCAGGCGGAAGCCATCGCCCGGCTCTCGAGCTTGCAGACGCCTGAGCACGACGGTCCGCAGCCGACGCTCGTCACGACCGGCACCGGGTCGGGGAAGACCGAGGCATTCCTCTACCCGATCCTCGACCACGTCCTGCGTGCAAAGCGCCAAGGCATCGAGGGGATCAAGGCGCTCATCCTCTACCCGATGAACGCGCTCGCGAACGACCAAGCTCGGCGCATCACCGACCTGATCATGACCGACTCGGCCCTCGGCGGGATCCGTGCGGCGCTCTACGTCGGCGAGGAAGGTCCACAGCGTTCGGCTGTGACGAAGGACGGGCTGATCACCTCCCGTCCCGCCATGCGTGAACAGGCGCCGGACATCCTGCTCACCAACTACAAGATGTTGGACCAGCTGCTGTTGCGTCCGTCGGACGCGACCCTCTGGGACCAGAGCGCCACGAGCCTCCAGTACCTGGTCCTGGACGAGTTCCACACGTACGACGGCGCGCAGGGGACGGACGTGGCGATGCTGCTGCGTCGCCTCGGACTCGCGCTCAAGGGACGTTGGGCCGACGATGACTTCGACGCTGCGGCGCGGCAGCGTCCGCTCGGCGTCGTGACGCCGGTCGCCACGTCGGCGACGCTCGGTGACGGGAGCGACCCGACCGCGATGATCGCGTTCGCGAACACGGTGTTCGGCGGCGGGTTCAACGCGTCGAGCGTCGTCACGGAGACACGTCTGTCCGTCGACGAGTGGGCTCGTGAAGCCATCGAGGCGGTCGAGAAGCTGCACCTGGCACCGGTTCCGCTGATCGACGCTCGCGCCGCGCAGCTCCAGGAGCAGCTCTCCGGTCATCGGCGTAGCCCGGAGGAGATCACCGCGGCGGTGCTCGAGCTGCTCTACGTCGCGGTGGAGGACGAGGACGGGCAGGAGCGCTACGCCGGAGCGCTTGCCTCGGCGACCGACGCCGCTGGCCGGCTCGAGCTCGAGTTCACCCTCGTGTTGGCTCACCCGTTCGTCCGCTCGCTCGTGATCGCGACCGAGCAGGCGACGTCGCTCGCCGAGCTCGCGCGGTCGCTGTTCCCCGGCGAGCTCGTCTCAGGGGAGCGGCCGGCGGACCGTGACGACGCCCGCCGCACCACGATCGTGATGGTGCTCGCCGCGCTCAGCCACCTCCGCAAGGAGGTCGGACGCCGGTCGGTGTCGGTCGACCTGCATCTTTGGGTCCGCTCGCTCACACGCGTCGACCGGGCGGCACAGGCGCTGCCCGAGTTCCGCTGGGCTGACGACGGAGAGCTCCGAACCGATACCGGGATCGGGCCGGGCGCTGCGGACGTTGCACCGGCTTTCCCCGCCCTGTACTGCCGGCACTGCGGTCGCAGCGGCTGGGGTGTCGAACTTGCCCCGACCGGCTGGGACCTGGCGCAGACGGATGCGAACATCCGCCGGAACCACGCCACGAAGCTGTCGAAGAGCCGGTTCCGAGCGCTCATCCACGCTCCTCGGGAAGGAGAACTCGCCCTCGACGGCGAGAGTGACGACGATGGACTGACCACCGGTCCGTGGTGGTTCCGCGTCGCCGACCGGCAGATCACGAGCGAACGCCCGGACGCCGACGACGAGGGCGTCGCGGTGCCGGTCCTGACGCTGACGGGCAACGACGCGGACGACGAGTCCCGCGACGACGTCTGCCCCAACTGCGGCAAGACGAACGGCATCCGCTTCTTGGGCTCGGCGATCGCCACACAGCTCTCCACGGTGGTGACGACCCTGTTCGGTGATCGGCACCTCGACGTCGGTGAGAAGAAGGCTCTGGTCTTCACCGACAGCGTGCAGGACGCCGCTCACCGCGCGGGCTTCATCCAGAGCCGAGCTCGGGTCTTCAACCTGCGGAACGCCGTCCGACAAGCCGTCGTCGAGGAGACGACGCTCGACGACATCCCCGCGGCGATGATCGCCGCCGCGCACACACCGAGCGAGCGGTACCGGCTCCTCCCTCCCGACCTCGCCGAGCGGAACGGCTTCCGCGGGTTCTGGGACACGGACAAGGCCGTGTCGGCAGTCGTCAAAAAGCGTGTGCAGCGCAGGCTCGCCTTCGACCTCGCGCTCGAGTTCGGGCTCGAATCTCGGGTCGGGCGCACGCTCGAGGAGACCGGCAGTCTGGCCGCCCACGTCGAAGCGGGGCCGGCAAGTCGCCTGGAGGCTGTGGGTCGCGCAGCCGTCGAAGGTCTCGAAGTCGCCGGGTCGCTCGACGACACCCGTGATGGTCTCCTCGACGCCGCATCCGTCGTCCGCTGGGTGCGCGGCACCCTCGAACGGCTGCGTGAGCGCGGCGCGATCGACCACCCATGGCTGGTCCGGTACGTCGAGAACGACGGCAACCGTCACTGGGTGTGGGGCGGCCGGCCGAGGCACGAGGGCATGCCCGCCTTCCCACAAGGGCGCGAAGCGCCCGCATTCGCGCGGGTGGGCAAGAAGACAACCGGCGCGCGTGAGTCGGCGCTCGACACCGTCGCGTCGTCGCAGAGCTGGTACGCGCGCTGGACGGCTCGCTGCCTCGGCGTCGTGCCGTCTGCGGGCGAGAAGCTCGCGCGACGGCTCTTCGAGACGCTCGACCGCGAGGGGATCGTGACGTCGAGGCCGATCGCAGGTGGCGACACACGTGCCTACGGACTCGCGCCGAGCAGCATCATCATCGCGCCGGTCGTCAGCGACGGCACCGGGCAGACGCTCGTGTGCGACACGTGCGAGACCGAGACACCGTCCGCGCGCACGACGGTGGAGCAACTCGCAGGCGGCCCGTGCACCATGGCGCGTTGCCCCGGCACGCTGCTGCTGAAGGACGCTGCGCCGGAAAACTTCTACCGTGACCAGTACGACAACGGGAAGATGCGCCGTGTCGTCGCTCGCGAACACACGAGCCTGCTCGAGGACAAGCTCCGGCTGGACTACGAGACCCAGTTCAAGAACAGCGACGCGCAGCCGGACGCTCCGAACGTCCTCGTCGCGACCCCGACCCTCGAGATGGGCATCGACATCGGTGACCTGTCGACCGTCTTCTTGGCGGGACTTCCCCGGACGGTGTCGTCGTACCTGCAGCGTGTCGGACGGGCCGGACGTCTGACGGGGAACGCCCTCATCCTCGCGTTCGTCCTCGGACGAGGAGACCAGCTGCCGAAGATCGGTGATCCGTCCTCCGTGATCAACGGTGCGGTCCGTCCACCCGCGACCTACCTCAACGCGGTCGAGATCCTGCGACGGCAGTACACCGCGTTCGTCATCGACCAACTCGCTGCCGCCGGAGAGATCCCGGAGATCCAGTACGCGCCGAAGGTCCTCGGCGATTCCGCTGCGGGATCGTTCCTCGACCTGGTCATCAGGCATGCGGAAGAACACGCGGACGAGCACCTCGCTCGCTTCACGGGGGCATTCGGATCGTTGAACGAGGACGTGATCGGTGGGCTGGCCGACTGGGCGCGGCCGGTGGGCACAGCCGAGCGATCGAGCCAGCTCGCGCGGACGCTGCTCGACGCGAGCCTGCACTGGAACCAGGAACTCGAGCAGATCCGGATCCGGATCAAGACGATCGAGGAGTCGCTGCCCGAACTCAAGCGTCTTGCCGACCAGACCCAAGAGAGCGACGACGTGTCCGCCGCCAGGGCTGCTGCAGCCTCGTTGCGCCTCGCGAGGAAGCAGTCAGGGCAACGGCGGACCGAGTTCTGGGTCGCGGCCCTCGAACGGTACGGTGTGCTCCCCAACTACACGCTGCTCGACGACCGCGTGCAACTGGATGTCGGTCTCACCTGGATCGACCCCGAGTCCGGCGAGTTCGCCGAGGAACAGCGGAGCTACGAGCGAGGGCGCAGCCGGGCGATCAGTGAGTTCGCACCGGGCGCGCACTTCTACGCGCAGGGGCTCGACGTGACGATCGATGCCGTCGACCTCGGGACCGACGGTGAGCGGGTCCGGACCATGGCGTTCTGCCCTGAGTGCGGCTTCGCCCGCGACCTCGACCAGGGTCCTATACCGACCTGTCCACGGTGCTCGAGCACCGCCATCGCAGACGTCGACCAGCGACTCCGCGTCGTCGAGATCGAGCACGTCTCGGCCGAGATCCGCCGCGACGAGTCGAGCATCAGTGACGCCAATGAGGAACGCGAACGCGTCCGTTTCACCGTCCAGCTCGCCGCGGACCTCGACGACGCGGACGTGTCGGCGCAGTGGTACGTCGAGGAAGTCGGGTTCGGCTGCAAGTTCGCGCGGTCGATGACGCTGCGCTGGGTGAACCTCGGTCGTGCCGGGCTCGGCGCGAGTCGATTCGTCGCCGGATCGGAGCACGCCGCACCGTTGTTCCGCGTCTGCAAGGGGTGCGGGAAGCTCGACCGGGAAGGCGACACGAACAATGCATGGGAACACCGTGCGTGGTGTCGGTTCCGGAAGGACCGCGCCGAGCACACGGACACCATCGCCCTCACGCGGACGCTCACGACACAGGCCATCGTGCTCCGCGTCCCGCCGTCGATGACCGTCGGCGACGCCCTGTCGATGCCGAGTTTGTCCGCTGCGATCCAGCTCGGTCTGCGAGAGGTCATCGGTGGGGACCCTGACCACCTCCAGCTCGCGACCATCGTCGAACCCGTCCCTGGTGAGGACGTGAACAACCTCGCGCTGCTCATCCACGACACCGTGCCGGGTGGGACGGGCTACCTCGCCGACCTCGCCGACCCCCCGCGCATCCGCGAGGTGTTCGAAGAGGCCCTCGCAGCCCTGGAGCGGTGCGACTGCGCAACCGACCCGGTGCGAGCGGCGTGCGACAAGTGTCTGCTGCCGTTCGCTCCCGGAGGCGACGTGGGCAGCGTTTCGCGCACGAGCGCACTCCACAACCTCCATGTGCTGCTGCAGTACCAGAACGGCAGCGCTTCGGAATGGTCGACGACCGAGGTCGACCCGGGTGTCCAGGACCCGGAGTCGCACCTCGAGCAGTGGTTCCGGAAGGTGTTCAAGGAGCGTGTGACGGCGCTCGGCGCGAGCCTCAAGGAGATCCCGGGCGAGTGGGGATCGACGATCCAGGTCACACTGCCGGGTCAGCACCGCACGTGGTCGCTACGGCCGCAGCAGCTCGTCGGCGGCACTCGGCCGGACTTCGTGCTCGAGGCATCGGGCGCTCCGGTCCCGCCGGTCGCGATCTACGCGGACGGGTTCGCCTACCACGCGTCGCCAGCGCATCTGCGACTGGCAGACGACGTGACGAAGCGCCAGGGCCTGCGCGATCTCGGCTACCGCGTCATTGCGCTGACCTGGGACGACCTGCGCCGTCTGCGGGACGACGAAGCGGAGCCCGATCTGGACGTCCACGACCCGTCGATGTCCATGAAGTTTGCCGGGCCCTTCCAGCTGACGCCTGCGGACGTGACGATGCTTCGGGAGAACCCGGTCACGACGCTGATGGGCTGGATCCAAGGCCCGGAGGATGCTGCAGCACGGACCGAGCGTCTCGCCGATGCGCTCCCGATGCTCGCAATCCGCAGGGGGCGGATGGTCGCGGAGAGCGGGTCGATCGTGGAGCAGGCAATCGCGCTCGCGCTCGATAGCACGGGTCCACTCACGGTCGGTCCGACTTCGTGGGCACTGCGCTCCACACACCTGGCGATGCTCGCGCGTCGTCCGGCCGGCGTGACGGGAGCGACGCCGCCTGAGACAGTGCTCGTGCTCGACGATGGGCCAGAAGCACTGACCGCGCCCGGGTTCCGGGAGGCGTGGCAACGGTGGCTGCGGCTGTCGAACCTGCTCGGAGCACGCTTGGCGAAGCCGGTCACGATCACGACTGCCAGTGCCACAGCCAGCGTCGCGGTGGCGCCGACGGCGCCGATTCGCGACGAGTCCCGCGCGGATCTGACCACGGAGTGGCAGGAGCTGATCGCGCTGGCCGAACCGGAAGAGGCAGCGGTCCTCCAGCCGCTCGCGGAAGTCGGCATCGCCGTGCCCGCCCTCGGTCACGAAACGGCCAGCGGCATCCCCATCCCGGTCGCATGGCCAGGGGAACGCATCGCGCTCGACGTACTGCTGAGCAGTGCGGACCGCGATGACCTCCTCGGCGAGGGTTGGTCCCTCGTGTCCCCCTCGGACGATCCTGCTCTCCTCCGAATCCCGCACCACCGGAAGGACTCCTGA